One genomic window of Lytechinus variegatus isolate NC3 chromosome 1, Lvar_3.0, whole genome shotgun sequence includes the following:
- the LOC121406550 gene encoding muscarinic acetylcholine receptor M4-like, whose protein sequence is MNNSSPRTNNHSDYDFVLESYPQRIIIACIHCIIIAVGIIGNSHVVLAVLLCRKLRSSTNWLVVNLGMADLLNCLFLPFNVVALLTKDGWPIGEWICAMTGVVTMTCLGASIVSLALIAHNRLTLLTKPRFTFYRFYSNRNLIVMVILSWLYPLLLVIIPPIVGLGVLGYSENYKVCLQDTTLPNSDYYSLIAGVGVIVPASIIIVIIYVLIYRYVSRHNKAFERRLAESSKAGSSKFTPTSLDMSTNWTESRDHQQTNEDVAGSSRLNCEKFGNAGNGSTFTDSSHINNQNDTSNLSSTGNLTESDDAERQNNPSDNPCKTNEDEIESKVKSQAEDRASTSDDRISQANLENKESSNPRRDFQTPERTDDLKPSPKISRHNINVTKRLFLVVISFFLCFLPFGICVMVPTSDPAVPWANLLVMLNSCINPILYAGTMPLFRKVMWCIARCRYHSIPEPVDLVRFCRRHQL, encoded by the coding sequence ATGAACAACTCTTCGCCCAGAACAAATAATCATAGTGATTATGATTTTGTGCTTGAAAGCTATCCCCAGCGAATCATCATCGCTTGCATCCACTGCATCATCATCGCTGTTGGCATCATTGGGAACAGCCATGTGGTACTTGCTGTGCTGCTCTGCCGAAAGCTGAGGTCATCCACCAACTGGCTGGTTGTCAATCTCGGAATGGCTGATCTCCTAAACtgtcttttccttcctttcaaTGTCGTAGCATTACTTACCAAGGATGGGTGGCCCATCGGTGAATGGATCTGTGCAATGACAGGAGTCGTCACGATGACCTGTCTAGGAGCTAGCATCGTCAGTCTTGCTCTCATTGCACACAATAGATTGACTCTCCTCACCAAGCCTAGGTTCACATTCTACCGCTTCTACTCTAATCGTAACCTGATTGTGATGGTTATTTTATCATGGCTCTACCCGCTGTTGCTTGTCATAATCCCCCCGATAGTAGGACTCGGAGTGTTAGGATATTCGGAAAACTACAAGGTATGTCTGCAGGATACCACTTTGCCAAACTCAGATTATTACAGTCTTATTGCAGGGGTGGGCGTCATCGTTCCTGCATCCATCATCATAGTAATCATCTACGTACTCATATATCGATATGTTTCGCGCCATAATAAGGCTTTTGAGAGAAGATTGGCCGAATCGAGCAAAGCTGGAAGTTCTAAATTTACTCCAACCAGTCTTGATATGAGTACCAATTGGACAGAATCCAGGGATCATCAGCAAACGAACGAAGACGTTGCTGGCAGTTCGAGGCTAAACTGTGAGAAATTTGGCAATGCTGGAAACGGCAGCACATTCACGGATTCTTCTCATATCAACAACCAAAATGATACATCAAACCTGTCAAGTACTGGGAACCTGACAGAAAGTGATGATGCCGAAAGACAAAACAATCCATCGGACAACCCATGTAAAActaatgaagatgaaatagaaAGTAAAGTTAAATCCCAAGCTGAAGATAGAGCATCAACGTCAGACGATCGTATCAGCCAGGCTAACCTAGAAAATAAAGAATCTTCAAATCCTAGAAGGGATTTCCAAACACCCGAAAGAACTGATGATCTGAAACCTTCGCCTAAAATTTCGCGCCACAACATAAACGTCACCAAACGTCTGTTCCTGGTGgtgatttctttctttctctgttttcttCCATTTGGGATCTGTGTGATGGTGCCTACCAGTGATCCAGCGGTTCCATGGGCTAACCTCCTGGTGATGCTCAACAGTTGTATCAATCCTATCCTCTATGCTGGTACTATGCCTCTATTCCGGAAGGTAATGTGGTGTATAGCTCGATGTCGATACCACAGTATCCCGGAGCCAGTCGATTTGGTACGCTTTTGCCGTAGGCATCAATTGTAA
- the LOC121422948 gene encoding coiled-coil domain-containing protein 103-like: MADLKEDRIDFNKLEKELNAAVEADASYWRENDAKLRAMEQRVETYDQFRDMVAAAHIKPLDKKDKIGQGKRQQPWNPFSSSSTASTAAKDTGSQVQSITTKVKIPKNGHEFTKEWRNRKKSPGSCYSYLLDLGGDTLSRIFRSEISFGLLGEIITALDNDAEEGHCGKVANILMCLTRAGRFSLSLDFLNKSEKEALSKLINKLEQWGQAGDKTGKNIDRTPQNGDIGETPEVHDGGSKREDLEKESLTDDGKEETEEGSFQENCEQIMLSAEDAEKLRHLYKLSEK, encoded by the exons ATGGCTGATCTCAAGGAAGACAGGATTGATTTCAACAAGCTTGAAAAGGAATTGAATGCAGCTGTGGAGGCAGATGCATCTTACTGGAGAGAGAATGATGCTAAGCTAAGGGCTATGGAACAACGTGTAGAGACATACGACCAATTCAG GGACATGGTAGCAGCAGCTCACATCAAGCCTCTTGATAAAAAAGACAAGATTGGTCAGGGTAAGCGCCAGCAGCCTTGGAATCCCTTTTCATCATCCAGTACAGCATCAACAGCTGCTAAAGATACAGGAAGTCAGGTTCAATCAATTACCACCAAG GTTAAGATCCCCAAGAACGGGCATGAATTTACAAAGGAATGGAGGAACCGAAAAAAGTCTCCAGGCAGCTGCTATTCCTACCTACTGGATCTAGGTGGGGACACACTTTCTAGAATTTTCCGATCTGAGATAAGTTTTGGTCTTCTTGGTGAAATCATCACAGCACTCGATAACGATGCAGAAGAGGGACATTGTGGGAAGGTAGCGAACATTTTGATGTGTCTTACACGAGCAGGAAGGTTCAGTCTTTCATTGGATTTTCTGAATAAATCTGAAAAGGAAGCTCTATCAAAGTTAATAAATAAGCTGGAGCAATGGGGACAAGCTGGTGATAAGACTGGAAAAAACATTGATAGGACTCCTCAGAATGGAGATATTGGAGAGACGCCAGAGGTGCATGATGGAGGGTCAAAAAGAGAGGATTTGGAAAAGGAGAGTTTAACAGATGATGGAAAAGAAGAGACAGAAGAAGGATCTTTCCAAGAGAATTGTGAACAAATAATGCTTTCAGCAGAGGATGCTGAGAAGTTAAGACATCTTTACAAACTCTCTGAAAAATGA